The following proteins come from a genomic window of Malus sylvestris chromosome 4, drMalSylv7.2, whole genome shotgun sequence:
- the LOC126619044 gene encoding uncharacterized protein LOC126619044 — protein sequence MAEVDDAEDFGDFKFVTAVDPNPKINGRDSTVSDDDWGDFVTDSSSQIKAQVVLSNGITYPLSPPAQIPFDPFGSFNVSNGSAPTRPETEPIRVETEPAKVDKTRWVKPQGALPLSLFGEEQEEEESSAGESRVGDIANEGFAKKESNLNVKNVGIDDLIANLYGQNPKIVFQNGSDSNFGSGGPNSTIKGLNFIANGMDLKFDAPIPNGDGKLGGFNLGANGFDLKFDGVGSNSKTSVSNSSSGGPTWVKNGLNFSEKALDFKHDALVPKEKLGGLNLDSNGFDLKFDGVDSNSNTNGLKLNWEEGNEDFDEEDDDGWEFKTADLKEQGVVEVAGSKAESNAHVRPEIQVDGKWQANTRGSGFSGGFLFDFNPKPVTQDNFFFDPLSISKQNNAADKPNSTPVNGNLWEFKDAFSETGPEHKLEEAMAASPAGVGAHAHNDFFAAFHGDSSKSGASNFAFPYIPSSGRKDGVISDSHSSGKKEDNVKELSSSPDVGSDDDFWEFKDAFSGSGSKLEGEPVVAGNSPTSIKPSAMGVEIQHNEVTPENHRRALPLSIFGDEEPETDDSSVQQNISTHTTASHQVNTKKSPASNLSITDLISSLYSQVDQNTNTIHVPKLTDNTIHTAPTFLESDFGDDFDEDSWEFKDAVSRDQNQTSIATLEDSPQDSSTKVHLDNYVDLYCKLKDETYGLALYHLENKKKAQSGATLSGEDTTVDTLEDLEQEIQKLYSELHQHNMISDQFQSGNLSSRNTELHEVRKLLQDPKVQVFESEYKLSQRLSLAENDLRSAVELSRHAASTLRILRLGSTEEQSIYISTWSRIVSVCAEELKHGSLIWRQSLEANVQNQILSEPQGKQYILSLGEIYRVVLVLEASAKLYKSWILLHSSDCSSFFSLLNECSTLWSSSGLDEALKSISDAIDFKYDGTIAELLDSMTYIHHLDAFALQNEVVVNDQEPICSLSLLTAGAVPGVKMVMWNGENYLLKLANLWANLISPNPPQLPRVRCS from the exons ATGGCGGAGGTCGACGACGCCGAGGACTTCGGAGACTTCAAGTTCGTCACCGCCGTCGATCCCAATCCCAAGATCAACGGACGAGATTCGACCGTCTCGGACGACGATTGGGGCGACTTCGTAACCGACAGCTCGAGCCAGATCAAAGCTCAGGTCGTGCTCTCCAATGGAATCACGTACCCCCTATCACCTCCCGCCCAAATCCCCTTCGACCCTTTTGGGTCTTTCAATGTTTCTAATGGGTCGGCGCCGACCAGACCCGAGACAGAGCCAATCCGAGTTGAGACTGAGCCCGCGAAGGTTGATAAGACTCGGTGGGTGAAGCCGCAGGGAGCTTTGCCGTTGTCGTTATTTGGGGAAGAGCAGGAAGAGGAGGAGTCTAGTGCCGGCGAGTCCAGGGTTGGGGACATTGCAAACGAGGGATTTGCGAAAAAGGAGTCGAATTTGAATGTGAAAAATGTTGGGATCGATGATTTGATTGCGAATTTGTACGGTCAGAATCCAAAAATCGTGTTTCAAAATGGGTCGGATTCGAATTTCGGCTCCGGCGGTCCTAATTCGACCATAAAAGGGTTAAATTTCATTGCAAATGGGATGGATTTGAAGTTTGATGCTCCGATTCCGAATGGAGATGGAAAACTTGGTGGTTTTAATTTGGGTGCGAATGGTTttgatttgaaatttgatgGCGTCGGTTCGAATTCGAAGACAAGTGTGTCGAATTCGAGTTCTGGTGGTCCTACTTGGGTCAAAAACGGGTTGAATTTCAGTGAAAAAGCACTGGATTTCAAGCATGATGCTCTGGTTCCGAAAGAGAAATTGGGTGGCTTGAATTTGGATTCGAATGGTTttgatttgaaatttgatgGGGTAGATTCAAATTCGAATACAAATGGGTTGAAGTTGAATTGGGAGGAAGGAAATGAGGACTTTGATGAGGAGGATGATGATGGTTGGGAGTTCAAAACTGCGGATTTGAAG GAACAAGGGGTTGTGGAAGTAGCAGGATCAAAAGCGGAATCAAATGCACACGTACGACCAGAAATCCAG GTTGACGGGAAGTGGCAAGCAAATACCAGAGGAAGTGGATTTAGTGGGGGgtttttatttgatttcaaCCCTAAGCCTGTTACTCAAGATAATTTTTTCTTCGATCCACTTTCAATAAGCAAGCAGAACAATGCTGCGGATAAACCCAATTCTACTCCAGTTAATGGAAATCTGTGGGAGTTCAAGGATGCATTTTCAGAAACTGGACCAGAACATAAGTTG GAAGAGGCAATGGCTGCCAGTCCTGCTGGTGTTGGAGCTCATGCTCATAATGATTTTTTTGCTGCATTTCATGGGGATTCTAGCAAGTCTGGAGCAAGTAACTTTGCATTTCCTTATATCCCGAGTTCTGGTAGGAAAGATGGTGTAATCTCAGATTCACATTCCAGTGGCAAGAAAGAGGACAACGTAAAGGAGTTGAGTAGTTCTCCAGATGTTGGTTCTGATGACGATTTTTGGGAATTTAAGGATGCATTTTCTGGATCTGGATCAAAGCTTGAG GGGGAGCCAGTGGTTGCCGGTAATTCTCCCACCAGTATAAAACCATCTGCAATGGGTGTTGAAATCCAG CACAATGAGGTAACACCGGAGAATCATCGGCGAGCCTTGCCCCTGTCcatttttggagatgaagaaccGGAGACTGATGATTCCTCAGTTCAACAAAATATTTCTACTCATACAACTGCATCCCACCaagtaaataccaaaaaaagcCCTGCATCCAATCTATCCATCACCGATCTAATATCAAGCTTGTACAGTCAAGTGGACCAGAACACTAACACAATTCATGTGCCGAAGTTAACTGATAATACTATACATACTGCCCCAACCTTTTTGGAATCTGATTTTGGTGATGATTTTGATGAAGATTCTTGGGAATTTAAGGATGCTGTTTCAAGAGATCAAAACCAAACTTCTATTGCCACCCTTGAAGATTCACCTCAAGATTCTTCTACTAAAGTCCATCTAGATAATTATGTGGATTTGTATTGCAAACTGAAGGATGAAACATACGGTCTTGCACTCTACCATCTTGAAAATAAAAAG AAAGCTCAAAGTGGTGCTACTCTTTCTGGTGAAGATACAACAGTAGATACTCTGGAAGATCTGGAACAGGAAATCCAG AAATTGTACAGTGAACTGCATCAACACAATATGATCTCCGATCAATTCCAGTCAGGGAATCTTTCTTCAAGAAATACAGAACTTCATGAAGTTCGTAAACTTCTACAAGATCCAAAGGTCCAAGTTTTTGAGTCAGAATATAAGTTGTCGCAAAGATTGTCGTTG GCAGAGAATGATTTGAGATCTGCCGTTGAACTTTCAAGACACGCAGCATCCACACTAAGGATTCTTAGATTGGGATCAACTGAGGAACAATCTATTTACATTTCCACCTGGTCTCGAATAGTGTCCGTTTGTGCTGAAGAGTTGAAACATGGTTCTCTAATTTGGAGGCAATCATTAGAAGCAAATGTTCAGAATCAAATACTATCCGAACCTCAAG GCAAGCAGTATATCCTTTCCCTTGGAGAAATTTACAGAGTAGTTTTAGTTCTCGAAGCGTCTGCCAAACTTTACAAGTCATGGATTCTATTACATTCTTCAGACTGTTCTAGCTTTTTTTCTCTTCTAAACGAGTGCTCTACTTTATGGTCAAGTTCGGGACTTGATGAAGCTCTCAAGAGCATTTCAGATGCAATTGATTTTAAATATGATGGGACCATTGCGGAACTACTAGATTCCATGACATATATTCATCATCTCGATGCATTTGCTCTCCAAAACGAAGTTGTTGTTAATGACCAAGAACCTATTTGTTCGCTGTCACTATTAACTGCAGGAGCCGTGCCAG GTGTTAAAATGGTGATGTGGAATGGGGAAAACTACTTGTTGAAACTGGCGAACTTATGGGCAAATTTAATTAGTCCTAATCCTCCGCAATTGCCCCGCGTGCGTTGTAGCTGA